In one Rhea pennata isolate bPtePen1 unplaced genomic scaffold, bPtePen1.pri scaffold_33, whole genome shotgun sequence genomic region, the following are encoded:
- the LOC134154712 gene encoding uncharacterized protein LOC134154712, whose amino-acid sequence MQYLDIAANQEYLVERVKAAAGEPEVRGEGPRWGSPCDRRCAAINDPHGDLPLASHPHAPAPARLSPAVVTHQQHLNEVPACESCGAKTTLTAESAVEANKLSNDVKFGFKKWKSHATARPWEDRSEIRKELYSNLNVIRGFGGSTVTLDSVLYALLFGWWLALLYVLVAAEMFLTVVGAPYGRLCRDLGGYFLWPFSKVIQRVEGPAAEADGTRETSALLGGPAPGRWCPADPGYRQRAAAAAAVWLCLGYPALALAHGLVCFVAWLLFFLISVTKMSTRTAHRVLLPPPERVRIWRPRMTNVPLEAEVIKCCYRAVNAYYYKYAVDSINIFAVNLLLLVVVTLVLGYVDGRNRLTSSPVKFALALLSIMPLSYYIGMAIASISAQSNVAVGAVVNATFGSITELTFYITALIKGAHKGSKCYEEIVKAELTGTLVGCVLLVPGLCTVIGGIRHQEQRFNSRSAGVSSALLFLSVGGVFAPMLFSKVYGRLVCGECHNVTQNALGHYLCKSCHFDLVQNNSMLYYSHVQPLVYTVSLLLPAAYLIGLFFTLKTHLHIYDIHISDCHRPCHHHSTVVHWSRWRALVILLLVEDEGKINPEVWYTPNSVGKLDIAPFSVIIRNPEIPVRIKQYPISPEGRKVLQPEIKRLLERGLLEPCMSPFNTPILPVRKADGSYRLVHDLREINKRTVARFPVVANPYTILSRLGPEKQYYSVIDLKDAFWTCPLDEQSRDYFAFEWEDPDTHRRQQLRWTVLPQGFTESPNLFGQALEQILQEYHTGEGITLIQYVDDLLIAGETEDRVREESIKLPNFLNEKGLKVSKAKLQFVEEEVKYLGHYLRKGEKRTDPERVSGILPLPPPRNKKQIRQLLGLVGYCRQWIENYSAKVKFLYDKLSQEGLLKWSNEDEERLKELRHDLVNAPVLSLPDVKRPFYLFINTDDGTAYGVLMQEWAGKKKPVGYLSKLLDPGEHYVNRHRVELIECVVEVKGVLDLLLRDVLDFEQYQIILVERTSHTMMQHVSGQRLLQRERQPESKVVATNVEEGTVEEEPRGR is encoded by the exons atgcagtatttggatattgCAGCGAACCAAGAGTATTTGGTTGAAAGGGTCAAAG CCGCTGCCGGGGAGCCGGAGGTGCGGGGCGAGGGCCCGCGGTGGGGCTCGCCCTGCGACCGCCGCTGCGCCGCCATTAACGACCCGCATGGCGACCTGCCCTTGGCCTCCCACCCCCACG CGCCCGCGCCCGCTCGCCTCTCGCCCGCAGTCGTCACCCACCAGCAGCACTTGAACGAGGTGCCAGCGTGCGAGAGCTGCGGGGCAAAGACCACGCTGACGGCCGAGAGCGCAGTGGAGGCCAACAAGCTCTCCAACGACGTCAAG ttcGGCTTCAAGAAGTGGAAGAGCCACGCGACTGCCCGGCCCTGGGAGGACCGCTCGGAGATCAGGAAGGAGCTCTACTCCAACCTGAACGTCATCCGTGGCTTTGGAG GCTCCACGGTGACGTTGGACAGCGTCCTCTACGCGCTGCTCTTCGGCTGGTGGCTGGCGCTCCTCTACGTCCTGGTGGCCGCCGAGATGTTCCTCACCGTCGTGGGGGCTCCTTACG GGCGGCTCTGCAGGGACCTGGGCGGCTACTTCCTCTGGCCCTTCAGCAAAGTGATCCAGCGGGTGGAG GGTCCCGCCGCGGAGGCCGACGGCACCCGGGAGACCTCGGCCCTGCTCGGCGGCCCAGCGCCCGGCCGCTGGTGCCCCGCGGACCCCGGCTACCGG CAacgcgctgccgccgccgccgccgtgtgGCTCTGCCTGGGCTACCCGGCGCTGGCACTGGCCCACGGGCTCGTCTGCTTCGTCGCCTggctcctcttcttcctcatctccGTCACCAAGATGAGCACCCGCACGGCCCAccgggtgctgctgccgcccccaGAGCGGGTGCGCATCTGGCGCCCGCGCATG ACGAACGTGCCGCTGGAGGCGGAGGTGATCAAGTGCTGCTACCGCGCCGTCAACGCCTACTACTACAAGTACGCCGTGGACAGCATCAACATCTTCGCTGTCA acctgctgctgctggtggtggtgacgCTGGTGCTGGGCTACGTGGACGGGCGCAACCGGCTGACGAGCTCGCCCGTGAAGTTCGCCCTGGCGCTGCTCTCCATCATGCCCCTCTCCTACTACATCGGCATGGCCATCGCCAG CATCTCGGCGCAGAGCAACGTCGCGGTGGGGGCGGTGGTGAACGCCACGTTCGGCTCCATCACGGAGCTCACCTTCTACATCACGGCGCTCATCAAGGGCGCCCATAAGGGCAGCAAGTGCTATGAGGAGATCGTCAAGGCGGAGCTGACGGGCACCCTGGTGGGCTGCGTCCTCCTGGTCCCG GGCTTGTGCACGGTCATAGGAGGCATCCGGCACCAGGAGCAGAGGTTCAACAGCCGCTCGGCGGGTGTCAGCTCGgccctgctcttcctctccgTGGGAG GCGTCTTCGCCCCGATGCTCTTCTCCAAGGTATATGGGAGGCTGGTGTGCGGCGAGTGCCACAACGTCACCCAGAACGCGCTGGGCCACTACCTCTGCAAGAGCTGCCACTTCGACCTG GTGCAGAACAACAGCATGCTCTACTACAGCCACGTCCA GCCCCTGGTGTACACAgtgtccctgctgctccctgccgcCTACCTCATCGGCCTCTTCTTCACCCTGAAAACTCACTTGCACATCTATGACATCCACATCAGCGACTGTCACA GGCCCTGCCACCACCACAGCACCGTGGTCCACTGGTCTCGGTGGAGGGCACTGGTCATCCTCCTGCT GGTGGAAGATGAAGGAAAGATTAACCCCGAAGTTTGGTACACTCCTAACAGTGTTGGGAAACTTGATATAGCGCCTTTCTCAGTTATTATTAGAAACCCAGAGATACCTGTAAGAATTAAACAATATCCCATCTCCCCTGAGGGCAGGAAAGTTCTGCAACCCGAGATAAAGAGGTTACTGGAGAGAGGTCTCCTCGAACCTTGTATGTCTCCTTTTAACACCCCTATTTTGCCCGTGAGAAAGGCGGACGGGTCGTATCGACTAGTGCACGATCTAAgggaaattaataaaagaacTGTGGCCCGCTTTCCGGTAGTGGCAAACCCCTATACTATATTGAGTAGATTGGGGCCTGAAAAACAATACTATAGTGTGATAGATCTCAAAGATGCATTCTGGACATGTCCTCTGGACGAACAGAGTAGAGACTATTTTGCATTTGAGTGGGAAGACCCAGACACGCATAGAAGACAACAGTTGAGGTGGACGGTACTTCCCCAGGGATTTACAGAATCCCCAAATTTATTTGGACAAGCTCTAGAACAAATTTTGCAGGAGTATCACACGGGGGAAGGAATCACCCTCATCCAATATGTGGATGACCTCTTAATCGCAGGTGAGACTGAAGATAGAGTCCGTGAAGAAAGCATTAAGCTCCCGAACTTCCTCAATGAAAAAGGGCTAAAAGTGTCAAAAGCTAAGCTACAATTTGTTGAGGAAGAGGTAAAATACCTGGGGCACTATCTTcggaagggagagaagagaacagaCCCCGAAAGGGTAAGTGGGATCTTACCGCTGCCACCTCCTAGGAATAAGAAACAAATACGCCAACTTTTAGGACTTGTTGGGTATTGCCGACAATGGATAGAAAACTATAGCGCGAAAGTCAAATTCCTGTATGACAAATTGAGCCAGGAGGGACTACTAAAATGGAGCAATGAAGATGAGGAACGCTTAAAGGAATTGCGACATGACTTAGTCAATGCTCCGGTGCTGAGCCTTCCTGACGTTAAGAGACCCTTTTATCTGTTCATCAACACAGATGACGGTACGGCTTATGGAGTATTGATGCAAGAATGGGCGGGTAAAAAGAAGCCCGTAGGATATCTGTCCAAATTGCTAGATCCA ggggAACACTATGTCAATAGGCACCGAGTGGAGCTCATTGAATGCGTTGttgaagtgaaaggtgtcctggacctcctgctcAGGGACGttctggactttgagcaataccaaaTAATTTTGGTGGAGAGAACATCCCACACCATGATgc